Proteins from a single region of Candidatus Woesearchaeota archaeon:
- a CDS encoding HAD family hydrolase yields MKNIKAIIFDFDDTLALSNEEIIRTIERTAQACDLPYPEQDAIVELFGRPLQVLIETLWPFADADEFIQTYTKLYQPHNVKLVEGAKKTLEELHRQGFELHILSSRRKNTLQAHIEQFGLLPFFKSVIGYEDVTHHKPDSRVFEIFLKNYKPNEVAYVGDSIYDAQAAKQAGFHFIGVCTGIVTREGFELEKADLILKSVADLDISLL; encoded by the coding sequence ATGAAAAACATTAAAGCAATTATTTTTGATTTTGATGATACGCTTGCGTTATCTAATGAAGAGATTATTCGTACAATTGAACGCACTGCTCAGGCGTGTGATTTGCCTTATCCAGAACAAGACGCAATTGTTGAGCTTTTTGGACGACCACTCCAAGTATTGATTGAGACACTTTGGCCTTTTGCGGATGCAGATGAGTTTATCCAAACATATACTAAGTTGTACCAACCACACAACGTGAAATTGGTAGAGGGAGCGAAAAAAACTTTAGAAGAATTACATCGCCAAGGATTTGAATTGCATATTCTTAGCTCACGTAGAAAAAATACGCTTCAGGCGCATATTGAACAGTTTGGTCTATTACCCTTCTTTAAATCAGTGATTGGGTATGAAGATGTTACGCACCATAAGCCAGATTCGCGTGTCTTTGAGATATTTCTGAAAAACTATAAACCAAACGAAGTAGCTTATGTGGGTGATAGTATATATGATGCTCAAGCAGCAAAACAAGCAGGATTTCATTTTATTGGCGTATGCACAGGTATTGTGACGCGAGAAGGATTTGAATTAGAAAAAGCAGACCTAATCTTAAAGTCAGTTGCGGATTTAGATATTTCTTTGTTGTAA
- a CDS encoding isoleucine--tRNA ligase produces the protein MKFTTYNHTELEPQILAYWKHHKTLEKLRTKTQDGPKFYFLDGPPYTSGHIHLGHAWNMGLKDMMVRYKRMRGHNVWDRAGYDMHGLPTEQKVMVKFNLKDKQDIEQFGIAKFMEECEKFCTEMMLKMNDDFIRIGSTLDFSNPYQPIKQEFMEAEWLLIKKAQEKNRLYQGLRTMHWDTATQTAVAKHELEYKQITDISLYVKFPLVGKDKMYLVIWTTTPWTVPLNLAVMVHPEIEYCEVSVGTETWIVAKNRVDEVMTKAKVRQFRVTKTVKGKELEGLHYTHPLGVEKYLPLELQKNKRLFSVLLTEEYVDDSAGTGLVHCAPGCGPEDYEVGHLYHLPPFNCVNEGGIFENFGPLNGLKAKTDDSKFIELLDTTKAIVAKEKYTHEYPHGERSHQPVIFRTTKQWFFKVEDLKDKMVTANEQVLWQPQSAKNAFRSWLEFLRDNSITKQRYWGTPVPIWQAPDGDFIVVGSVAELESLSGQKVKGMHIPKIDDITITKNGKVYKRIPDVLDVWIDAGTASWNCLDYPVRTDLFEKYFPVDFILEGKDQIRGWYNLLVVASFLAFDIQPFKNVVMHGFLNDVSGVKMSKSLGNIISPDELVEKYGADGLRYYMCQTNAGEDVNFSWDECAVKSRQLNILWNVHKFLITHCEDNKINPFTLDKGITENVLGEEEKYIFSRLHSTIKEVTRLLEEYRIDEVIAHLDGLFLDLSRTYIQMVREKSAVGDDQDKEVVAYTVAHVMLETLKMFQIVAPFICEAMYLNFKQAFNLEPESISHFNWPVVDENKISRRLELDMATVQGVIQAALGAREKAKTGVRWPLKEVLISSKDPDTLEAVERLRDIVLKQVNAKGITVVENIPGVSVKVKPNYAAIGPAYGQLAPQIITKLTIDSPQTIVKHLESEGAYRFVLEGKEVEITKEMLVMEKVIPTHLQEGAFKNGFAYVNTHVDPELESEGFARELMRNVQSMRKKAGLQKRDDIHLFVLVSAEMRKRLARFEVDVREKVGAAKLEYVSAKAVKNHLAHEDFKVKNEEFSVWFDKA, from the coding sequence ATGAAATTCACTACCTATAACCATACAGAACTCGAACCGCAAATTCTTGCCTACTGGAAGCATCATAAAACTCTTGAAAAATTACGTACAAAAACACAAGATGGTCCAAAATTTTATTTTCTGGATGGGCCGCCGTATACTTCCGGCCATATCCACTTAGGGCATGCTTGGAATATGGGACTCAAGGATATGATGGTTCGTTATAAGCGCATGCGAGGCCATAATGTGTGGGATAGGGCAGGATATGACATGCATGGCCTTCCTACTGAGCAGAAGGTAATGGTCAAATTTAATCTTAAAGATAAGCAAGATATTGAGCAGTTTGGAATTGCAAAATTCATGGAAGAATGTGAAAAGTTCTGTACTGAAATGATGCTCAAAATGAATGATGATTTTATCCGCATCGGTTCAACATTAGATTTCTCCAATCCGTACCAACCAATTAAACAAGAATTTATGGAAGCAGAGTGGCTTCTCATTAAGAAAGCCCAGGAGAAGAATCGCCTTTATCAGGGACTGCGCACAATGCATTGGGATACTGCAACACAAACTGCTGTTGCCAAACACGAGCTAGAGTACAAACAAATTACAGACATCTCACTTTACGTTAAATTTCCCTTAGTAGGAAAAGATAAGATGTATCTAGTAATTTGGACGACGACTCCGTGGACTGTTCCGCTCAACCTTGCAGTGATGGTTCATCCAGAGATTGAATATTGTGAAGTTAGTGTAGGAACCGAAACATGGATTGTAGCAAAGAACAGAGTAGACGAAGTTATGACGAAAGCAAAAGTGCGTCAATTCCGTGTTACAAAGACAGTAAAAGGAAAAGAACTAGAAGGGTTGCATTATACTCACCCTCTTGGTGTTGAGAAGTATTTACCCTTAGAATTGCAAAAAAATAAACGGCTCTTTTCTGTTTTGCTTACTGAAGAATATGTTGATGATAGTGCTGGAACAGGATTGGTTCATTGCGCTCCAGGTTGTGGTCCTGAGGATTATGAAGTAGGTCATTTGTATCATCTACCTCCATTTAATTGTGTTAATGAGGGTGGTATTTTCGAGAATTTTGGACCATTAAACGGATTAAAAGCGAAAACGGATGATTCTAAGTTTATTGAGTTACTTGATACAACAAAAGCTATTGTTGCTAAAGAAAAATATACTCATGAGTACCCCCATGGCGAACGTAGCCATCAGCCAGTGATTTTTAGAACTACAAAACAATGGTTCTTCAAAGTAGAAGATCTTAAAGATAAAATGGTTACAGCAAATGAGCAAGTGCTCTGGCAACCACAATCTGCTAAAAACGCTTTTCGTTCTTGGCTTGAATTTCTTCGTGATAATTCCATTACTAAACAGCGCTATTGGGGAACACCAGTCCCGATCTGGCAAGCACCCGATGGAGATTTTATTGTTGTAGGAAGTGTAGCAGAACTTGAATCTTTGAGTGGTCAGAAAGTAAAGGGCATGCATATTCCTAAGATAGATGACATTACTATTACCAAAAATGGAAAAGTGTACAAACGTATCCCTGACGTTTTAGATGTTTGGATTGATGCAGGTACTGCGTCTTGGAATTGTTTGGACTATCCTGTCCGCACCGATCTCTTTGAGAAATATTTCCCCGTTGATTTTATCCTTGAGGGAAAAGATCAAATTCGCGGATGGTATAATCTTTTGGTAGTTGCATCTTTTTTAGCGTTTGATATCCAACCGTTCAAAAATGTGGTGATGCATGGATTTCTTAATGATGTAAGTGGAGTGAAAATGTCTAAGTCATTAGGCAATATTATTTCACCAGATGAATTGGTTGAGAAATATGGGGCCGATGGGTTGCGATATTATATGTGTCAGACTAATGCAGGAGAAGACGTAAATTTTAGTTGGGATGAATGTGCTGTGAAATCACGCCAACTTAATATTCTTTGGAATGTGCATAAGTTTTTGATTACGCACTGCGAGGATAATAAGATTAATCCATTCACATTGGATAAAGGGATTACGGAAAATGTACTTGGTGAAGAAGAGAAGTATATCTTTTCACGACTCCATTCAACAATTAAAGAAGTGACTAGATTACTTGAAGAATATCGTATTGATGAGGTTATTGCTCATCTTGATGGTTTATTCCTTGATCTTTCTCGCACATATATTCAGATGGTTCGTGAAAAGAGCGCAGTGGGGGATGATCAAGATAAAGAAGTTGTAGCGTATACTGTTGCACATGTGATGCTTGAAACACTTAAAATGTTTCAAATTGTTGCACCATTTATCTGCGAAGCAATGTATCTTAATTTCAAACAAGCGTTCAATCTAGAACCTGAAAGCATTAGTCACTTTAATTGGCCAGTCGTTGATGAGAACAAGATATCTCGACGTTTAGAGTTAGATATGGCTACTGTGCAAGGCGTGATTCAAGCAGCTCTCGGTGCACGTGAAAAAGCTAAGACAGGAGTGCGCTGGCCGCTTAAAGAAGTGCTTATTTCAAGTAAAGATCCAGATACGCTTGAAGCTGTTGAAAGGCTTCGTGATATTGTGCTTAAACAGGTTAATGCGAAAGGGATTACTGTTGTTGAAAATATCCCCGGTGTGAGTGTTAAAGTCAAACCAAATTATGCAGCGATTGGACCTGCTTATGGGCAACTTGCTCCGCAGATTATCACGAAATTGACCATTGATAGTCCACAAACAATTGTCAAACATCTTGAATCTGAGGGTGCGTATCGTTTTGTACTTGAAGGTAAAGAAGTTGAGATTACTAAAGAGATGTTGGTTATGGAAAAAGTAATTCCAACTCATCTTCAAGAGGGAGCATTCAAGAACGGCTTTGCGTATGTGAATACCCATGTTGATCCGGAGTTAGAAAGCGAAGGATTTGCTCGTGAGTTAATGCGTAATGTGCAGAGTATGCGTAA
- a CDS encoding Lrp/AsnC family transcriptional regulator: MRANLDVKDRKLLYQLDLNARQPNSMLAKNVGVSKQVCGLRLKRFEKEKLITTFYPVIDIARLGFTNHKNFLRLHNIDQNKEMELINWLKHHRNVVWLSSCDGMFDLAFGTWAQDMVFLDTTLTELNQKFGQYIAERQIATIIRGEYFVRDYLIGKKASGHRKESFFGSTPNPIKMDENDWEILRLLALDCRENVTQLARKVKLSADAVTQRIRKLEISGVIKHYNFVPNE; this comes from the coding sequence ATGAGAGCAAATCTTGATGTAAAAGATAGGAAGTTACTTTATCAATTAGATCTTAATGCACGCCAACCAAATTCTATGCTTGCAAAGAATGTAGGAGTTTCCAAACAAGTATGTGGATTACGCCTTAAGAGATTTGAAAAAGAAAAATTGATTACAACTTTTTATCCCGTCATTGATATTGCTCGATTAGGTTTTACAAATCACAAGAACTTTTTACGTCTTCATAACATTGACCAAAACAAAGAGATGGAATTGATTAATTGGCTTAAGCATCATCGAAATGTGGTGTGGCTTTCGAGCTGTGATGGAATGTTTGATCTGGCATTTGGCACTTGGGCGCAAGACATGGTGTTTTTAGATACCACACTCACAGAATTAAATCAAAAGTTTGGGCAATATATCGCTGAAAGACAAATTGCAACAATTATTCGCGGAGAATATTTTGTGAGAGATTATTTAATTGGGAAGAAAGCTAGCGGACATCGCAAGGAGTCATTCTTTGGTTCGACACCAAACCCCATCAAAATGGATGAGAATGATTGGGAAATTTTGCGGTTACTTGCACTTGATTGTCGAGAGAATGTGACTCAACTTGCACGAAAAGTAAAATTAAGCGCTGATGCTGTTACACAACGAATTCGTAAACTGGAGATTTCAGGAGTCATTAAGCATTACAATTTTGTACCTAATGAATAA
- the ribB gene encoding 3,4-dihydroxy-2-butanone-4-phosphate synthase, translated as MIRDSQLQKALEELQQGKFIIITDAQDRENEADLVFAAQFVSEEKIAFMLQHTSGIICVGMEEKRLQELGLGPMVEQNTSKHSTPFTIPVDAKLIQDGGVSAHDRTLTIKALVEGVATDLVRPGHVFPLQARKQGVLERAGHTEASVDICKIASLYPAGVLCELMNPDGTMMRGTQLLAFAKHFKIAIITIEQIRDYLTHEKH; from the coding sequence ATGATTCGAGATTCTCAACTACAGAAAGCATTAGAAGAATTACAACAAGGTAAGTTCATTATCATCACAGATGCTCAAGATCGTGAGAACGAAGCGGACTTAGTTTTTGCTGCTCAATTTGTAAGTGAAGAGAAAATTGCGTTCATGTTACAACATACTTCAGGGATTATTTGTGTAGGTATGGAAGAAAAGAGGCTTCAAGAATTGGGTTTAGGACCAATGGTCGAACAGAATACCTCTAAGCATAGTACCCCCTTCACTATTCCGGTTGATGCCAAATTAATCCAAGACGGCGGAGTAAGTGCGCACGATAGGACACTCACAATTAAAGCACTCGTGGAGGGGGTCGCTACAGATTTAGTTAGACCCGGACATGTATTTCCTCTTCAAGCTAGAAAACAAGGCGTGTTAGAAAGAGCAGGTCATACGGAAGCGAGCGTAGATATTTGTAAGATTGCCAGTCTTTATCCTGCTGGCGTGTTATGTGAATTAATGAATCCAGATGGTACAATGATGCGTGGAACGCAGTTGTTAGCATTTGCCAAACATTTTAAAATAGCGATCATTACGATTGAACAAATACGAGATTATCTTACCCATGAAAAACATTAA